From Vagococcus jeotgali, one genomic window encodes:
- a CDS encoding ROK family protein, producing MDAIVAFDIGGSAVKYGFWIDNQLKHQSSFVTPETMDDMIVSMKDVINSAPKEVKGVAISSPGAVNADARVIEGISAVPYLHDFPIYDRLEKEFNLPVTIENDANCAGIAEMALGAGEKANNAVFIVLGTGVGGAIFINGKIYKGSHLFGGEFGLLKNKTDKILSMTGTIVKVANRYEELTGEKVTGKEIFALVDEKNELAIELVKEMYDDLAQSLYNIQVSIDPELVMIGGGVSEREELPVELSKRLKILLDGQGVGSIMPEIVACQFKNDANLIGAVMNFIQNS from the coding sequence ATGGATGCGATTGTAGCTTTTGATATAGGTGGTTCAGCAGTTAAGTATGGTTTTTGGATAGACAATCAACTAAAGCATCAATCTTCTTTTGTTACACCAGAAACAATGGATGATATGATTGTAAGCATGAAAGACGTGATAAACTCAGCTCCAAAAGAGGTAAAAGGTGTTGCTATTAGCTCTCCTGGAGCTGTGAATGCTGATGCTAGAGTCATCGAAGGGATTAGTGCAGTTCCTTATCTGCATGATTTTCCTATTTATGATAGGTTAGAAAAAGAATTTAATTTGCCAGTAACTATTGAAAATGATGCTAACTGTGCTGGTATTGCAGAGATGGCTCTTGGAGCAGGTGAGAAAGCTAATAATGCTGTGTTTATTGTATTAGGAACAGGTGTTGGTGGTGCAATTTTTATTAATGGTAAAATCTATAAAGGAAGCCATTTATTTGGCGGAGAATTTGGTTTATTAAAAAATAAAACGGATAAAATACTAAGTATGACAGGTACGATTGTTAAAGTAGCTAATCGTTATGAGGAATTAACTGGAGAAAAAGTGACAGGTAAGGAAATATTTGCTTTAGTTGATGAAAAAAATGAGTTAGCAATTGAACTGGTGAAAGAGATGTATGATGACCTTGCTCAGTCTTTGTATAATATTCAAGTATCTATTGATCCTGAACTTGTGATGATTGGTGGGGGTGTTTCTGAGCGTGAGGAGCTACCTGTTGAGTTGTCGAAGAGATTAAAAATATTATTAGATGGTCAAGGAGTAGGTAGTATTATGCCTGAGATTGTAGCTTGTCAGTTTAAAAATGATGCTAATTTAATTGGAGCAGTCATGAATTTTATTCAAAATAGTTAA
- a CDS encoding glycoside hydrolase family 1 protein — MKQFPKDFLWGSAASAPQTEGHALTNGKSASTWDKWFELNPEKFNKDQGPQDTSNVYEYYKGDVKRMTDIGMNSYRTSISWARLLPDGKTLNQEAVTFYRDYFQSLVDSGIKPIINLFHFDMPWWLMEKGGWETRESVDAFGFYAKTAFEQFGDIVKDWATFNEPLVHIECGYLYEFHYPAIVDFKKAIQVGYNTLMAHFSAVKAFKDGQHEGNIGIILNVTPIYAKSEEPEDDKARRIADLLIVKSFLDPCVLGHMPTGLYEILAENELLPVTVDGDKTLMKDYPVDFIGINYYQPMRVQAPKNTQKPAKMPSDFFSSYDWPDKRINPYRGWEIYPEALYDVSIMMKDDYGNIPWYVSENGMGVADEERFMDEDGMIQDDYRIEFMIEHLDQLHKGIELGSNCFGYHTWTFVDCWSWLNGYRNRYGFYRVDLDNHFERTLKKSGLWYKEVSKNNGY; from the coding sequence ATGAAACAATTTCCAAAAGATTTTTTATGGGGATCAGCAGCTTCTGCTCCTCAAACAGAAGGCCATGCTTTAACAAATGGGAAAAGTGCTTCAACTTGGGATAAATGGTTTGAGCTCAACCCAGAAAAATTTAATAAAGATCAAGGACCACAAGATACATCTAATGTATATGAATATTACAAAGGTGATGTTAAGCGGATGACAGATATTGGTATGAATTCATATCGTACATCAATTTCTTGGGCTCGCTTGTTACCTGATGGCAAGACTTTAAATCAAGAAGCCGTTACGTTTTACCGTGATTACTTCCAAAGTTTAGTAGATAGTGGTATCAAGCCAATCATTAATTTATTTCATTTTGATATGCCGTGGTGGTTAATGGAAAAAGGTGGTTGGGAAACACGTGAATCAGTTGATGCTTTTGGTTTTTATGCTAAAACTGCCTTTGAACAATTCGGTGATATCGTGAAAGACTGGGCGACGTTTAATGAGCCTTTAGTCCATATTGAGTGTGGTTATTTGTATGAATTCCATTATCCAGCTATTGTTGATTTTAAAAAAGCGATTCAGGTTGGATATAACACATTGATGGCTCATTTTTCAGCAGTAAAGGCTTTTAAAGATGGTCAACATGAAGGTAATATTGGAATTATTTTAAATGTGACACCTATTTATGCTAAGAGTGAGGAACCAGAAGATGACAAAGCAAGACGTATTGCTGACTTATTAATTGTAAAAAGCTTTTTAGATCCTTGTGTTTTAGGGCATATGCCAACTGGACTTTATGAAATATTAGCAGAAAATGAATTGCTACCAGTGACAGTTGATGGAGATAAAACTCTGATGAAAGACTATCCTGTTGATTTCATCGGTATTAACTACTACCAACCAATGCGTGTTCAAGCACCTAAAAACACACAAAAACCAGCTAAAATGCCAAGTGACTTCTTTAGCTCATATGATTGGCCAGATAAGAGAATCAATCCATATCGTGGTTGGGAAATCTATCCAGAAGCTTTATATGATGTGTCAATCATGATGAAAGATGATTACGGTAATATTCCGTGGTATGTTTCTGAAAACGGTATGGGTGTAGCTGATGAGGAGCGTTTTATGGATGAAGATGGCATGATTCAAGATGATTACCGGATTGAGTTTATGATTGAACACTTAGATCAATTACATAAGGGGATTGAACTAGGTAGTAACTGTTTTGGTTATCATACTTGGACCTTTGTTGATTGCTGGTCATGGTTAAATGGTTACCGTAATCGTTATGGTTTTTACCGAGTAGATTTAGATAATCATTTTGAGAGAACACTCAAGAAAAGTGGTCTTTGGTATAAAGAAGTCTCTAAAAATAACGGATACTAA
- a CDS encoding LysM peptidoglycan-binding domain-containing protein, producing MKSLKTIIVGSTLACGLLLGTSVLADSLYTVKSGDTLSAISKEFVGSNKLVEQIAKDNDISDINLIFPGQELKIKFDNDKKVTPVTTQKAEEGKPDVKEEEPIVDNTQEEDIISDEADEINVGESDNNHTEYTGESSSAKEWIAQRESGGDYNATNGYHIGRYQLDPSYLNGDHSPENQEKVADEYVSGRYGSWENAQEFWMNNGWY from the coding sequence ATGAAATCACTAAAAACTATTATTGTAGGAAGTACTTTAGCATGTGGATTATTACTTGGAACTAGCGTTTTAGCCGACTCATTATATACAGTTAAATCAGGAGATACTCTATCAGCTATCTCAAAAGAATTTGTAGGTAGCAACAAATTAGTTGAGCAAATTGCTAAAGATAATGATATTTCAGATATCAACTTAATTTTTCCAGGACAAGAACTAAAAATCAAATTTGATAATGATAAAAAAGTAACGCCAGTGACAACTCAAAAAGCCGAAGAAGGAAAACCTGATGTTAAGGAAGAAGAACCTATTGTTGACAATACTCAAGAAGAAGACATTATTAGTGATGAGGCAGATGAGATAAATGTAGGGGAATCTGATAACAATCACACAGAATATACTGGTGAATCATCAAGTGCTAAAGAATGGATTGCCCAGCGTGAATCAGGTGGGGATTATAATGCAACAAATGGTTATCATATTGGACGTTATCAATTAGACCCAAGTTACTTAAACGGGGATCATTCTCCAGAAAACCAAGAAAAAGTAGCTGATGAGTATGTTTCAGGACGTTATGGTTCATGGGAAAATGCTCAAGAATTCTGGATGAATAACGGTTGGTACTAA
- a CDS encoding heavy metal translocating P-type ATPase, with amino-acid sequence MTKKYTVEGMSCASCAQTVEKTAAKVSGVKEASVNLATEQLNIVFDDESSQEQAVIDAVAQAGYQVVVPSESIQFNLEGMTCSSCAQTIEKAVANMPGVTSANVNFATEQLSVGLNTEEASINDVIKVVSDAGYKAILRSDSISEADRIREQKEAHVKTMWKRFWLSAIFTIPLLYISMGHMVGLPIPGMINPGVYPERFAMTQLILTLPVIIVGWAFFLVGFKALFKGHPNMDSLVALGTSAATLYSIYGTIKVFQGDAGFAMDLYYESAAVILTLITLGKYFEAVSKGKTSEAIKKLMGLAPKTAMVLNDGKEVETPIEQVQVGDVIVVRPGEKVPVDGMIVSGSSALDESMITGESIPVEKTVGDLVVGASMNKTGSFQFEATKVGKDTTLSQIIRLVEDAQGSKAPIAQMADKVSGVFVPIVIVLAILSGVLWFTLGQESWIFALTITISVLVIACPCALGLATPTAIMVGTGKGAENGVLIKSGDALETTHKLQTIVFDKTGTITEGKPVVTDIHVLSNMSSDELLRLAASAETGSEHPLGAAIVEKAKEKDMNFVEVSDFEAVPGHGIEVVMNDVTYLIGNKKLIEKNQLSLDKAIDVSNQLASEGKTPMYMATKTELLGIIAVADTIKASSHQAIKKLQSMGIEVVMMTGDNERTAMAIAKQVGITRVLSDVLPEDKASEVKKLQEEGKKVGMVGDGINDAPALAQADIGLAIGSGTDVAMESADIVLMRSDLMDVPTAIELSHATITNIKENLFWAFAYNVLGIPVAMGVLYLFGGPLLNPMIAGAAMSFSSVSVLLNALRLKRFKPKTI; translated from the coding sequence ATGACAAAAAAATATACTGTTGAAGGTATGAGTTGTGCATCTTGTGCTCAAACAGTTGAAAAAACAGCAGCAAAAGTCAGTGGTGTTAAAGAAGCATCTGTTAATTTAGCAACTGAACAATTAAATATAGTATTTGATGATGAATCATCACAAGAGCAAGCTGTCATTGATGCTGTGGCTCAAGCAGGTTATCAGGTAGTAGTACCAAGTGAGAGCATTCAGTTTAATTTAGAAGGTATGACGTGTTCATCGTGTGCCCAAACCATTGAAAAAGCTGTAGCGAATATGCCAGGTGTGACAAGTGCTAATGTCAATTTTGCAACAGAGCAACTATCCGTTGGGCTAAACACAGAGGAAGCTTCAATTAATGATGTCATTAAAGTCGTTAGTGATGCAGGTTATAAAGCTATTCTAAGATCTGACAGTATCTCAGAAGCAGACCGTATTAGAGAGCAAAAAGAAGCACATGTTAAAACGATGTGGAAACGATTCTGGTTATCAGCAATATTCACTATTCCTTTGCTATATATTTCAATGGGACATATGGTTGGACTACCTATACCAGGTATGATTAATCCAGGAGTATATCCAGAGAGATTTGCTATGACGCAGTTAATTTTAACACTTCCAGTGATTATAGTTGGTTGGGCATTTTTCTTAGTTGGTTTTAAAGCATTATTTAAAGGTCATCCTAATATGGACTCTTTAGTAGCACTAGGAACAAGTGCTGCTACACTTTACAGTATTTACGGTACTATAAAAGTTTTCCAAGGTGATGCTGGATTTGCTATGGATTTATATTATGAATCAGCAGCAGTCATTTTAACTTTGATTACGTTAGGTAAATATTTCGAGGCAGTCTCAAAAGGTAAAACGTCTGAAGCCATTAAAAAATTAATGGGGCTAGCTCCTAAAACAGCAATGGTTTTAAATGATGGAAAAGAAGTGGAAACACCAATTGAACAAGTTCAAGTAGGTGATGTGATTGTAGTCCGTCCTGGAGAGAAAGTACCTGTGGATGGGATGATTGTCTCAGGAAGTAGTGCACTAGATGAGTCGATGATTACTGGGGAGAGTATTCCTGTTGAAAAAACAGTAGGGGACTTAGTTGTTGGTGCAAGTATGAATAAAACAGGAAGCTTTCAATTTGAAGCAACAAAAGTAGGGAAAGATACAACGCTATCTCAAATTATTCGATTAGTAGAAGATGCCCAAGGTTCCAAAGCACCGATTGCTCAAATGGCAGATAAAGTGTCTGGTGTTTTTGTACCAATCGTGATTGTTTTAGCTATTTTATCTGGTGTCTTATGGTTTACCCTTGGACAAGAATCTTGGATCTTTGCTTTAACCATTACGATCTCAGTTTTAGTTATTGCCTGTCCTTGTGCGCTAGGTCTAGCAACACCAACAGCTATTATGGTGGGGACTGGTAAGGGAGCTGAAAATGGTGTATTGATTAAAAGTGGGGACGCTCTTGAAACTACTCATAAATTACAAACAATTGTATTCGACAAAACAGGAACGATTACAGAAGGAAAACCTGTCGTAACAGATATCCATGTTTTATCAAATATGTCTTCTGATGAGTTACTACGCTTAGCAGCGTCCGCTGAAACAGGATCAGAACATCCATTAGGTGCTGCTATTGTAGAAAAAGCAAAAGAAAAAGACATGAATTTTGTAGAAGTTTCTGATTTTGAAGCAGTCCCAGGTCATGGTATTGAAGTTGTTATGAATGATGTGACTTATTTAATTGGAAATAAAAAACTAATAGAAAAAAATCAGTTATCATTAGACAAAGCTATTGATGTGTCAAATCAACTTGCCTCAGAAGGTAAAACACCAATGTATATGGCAACTAAAACAGAGTTGTTAGGTATTATTGCTGTAGCTGACACGATTAAAGCAAGTAGTCATCAAGCGATTAAAAAATTACAAAGTATGGGTATTGAAGTTGTCATGATGACAGGAGATAATGAGCGAACTGCTATGGCAATAGCTAAACAAGTTGGTATTACTCGTGTATTGAGTGATGTGTTACCAGAAGATAAAGCAAGTGAAGTGAAAAAACTTCAAGAAGAAGGTAAAAAAGTTGGAATGGTAGGAGATGGGATTAATGATGCACCAGCTCTTGCTCAAGCTGATATTGGTTTAGCTATTGGATCAGGAACAGATGTAGCTATGGAGTCAGCAGATATTGTGTTAATGAGAAGTGATTTAATGGATGTGCCGACAGCAATTGAATTATCTCATGCAACGATCACAAACATTAAAGAAAATCTGTTTTGGGCTTTTGCTTATAACGTATTAGGTATTCCAGTTGCTATGGGAGTTCTTTACTTATTTGGAGGTCCATTACTTAATCCAATGATTGCTGGAGCTGCCATGAGTTTTAGTTCAGTTTCTGTTTTACTAAATGCTCTACGATTAAAACGATTCAAACCTAAAACTATTTAA
- a CDS encoding CopY/TcrY family copper transport repressor: MRVIWTQKESTSNDMIDILHEKTQWKPSTVKTLLSRLVDKGYLETRREGKQFVYSALIKEESGMNHAIDHLLEKVCNKDVGKLTYQLINEEELSLSDIEKLQQLLEEKKQTAPDTIICTCIPGQCRCEER; encoded by the coding sequence ATGCGGGTAATTTGGACGCAAAAAGAAAGTACAAGTAATGACATGATCGACATATTACATGAGAAAACCCAGTGGAAACCATCAACAGTTAAAACGCTACTATCTAGACTAGTTGATAAAGGTTATTTAGAAACAAGACGAGAAGGAAAGCAATTCGTTTATAGTGCTTTGATTAAAGAAGAGTCTGGTATGAATCATGCGATTGATCACCTATTAGAGAAAGTCTGTAATAAAGATGTAGGAAAGCTGACTTATCAATTAATAAATGAGGAAGAATTAAGTTTATCTGATATAGAAAAATTACAACAATTATTAGAAGAAAAAAAACAAACGGCTCCGGATACTATAATCTGTACATGTATACCAGGACAGTGCCGATGTGAGGAGAGATAA
- a CDS encoding IS30 family transposase: MTYIHLTTDELVLIESYYHQAKKVKHVADTLKRSRQTIYNVYNALNEGLSILDYYQRYKKNKKKCGRRPISLPDNETKYIQNKVAQGWTPDVIIGRAEISISCSVRTLYRLFSRESFDSTTLSMKGKRKPNGHKEKRGKQAFKRTIHQRDAEHNEFQSEFGHLEGDTIVGKNHKSAVITLVERLSKVIITLKPTGRHAIDIENSLNEWLKKCPNHLFKSITFDCGKEFSNWKSISNLNDIDIYFADPGTPSQRGLNENSNGLLRKDGLPKKMDFNEVDESFIQSVASKRNNIPRKSLNYKTPLEVFLSYVDNDILSSFF; this comes from the coding sequence ATGACCTATATACATCTTACTACAGACGAGCTTGTTTTAATAGAATCTTATTATCACCAAGCTAAAAAAGTTAAACATGTTGCTGATACTTTAAAAAGATCAAGACAAACTATTTATAATGTTTACAACGCTTTAAATGAGGGATTATCTATTCTAGATTACTATCAAAGATACAAAAAAAATAAAAAGAAATGTGGAAGGCGTCCTATTTCTTTACCTGATAATGAAACAAAATATATTCAAAACAAAGTGGCTCAAGGATGGACTCCTGACGTGATTATCGGTCGTGCTGAGATTTCTATTTCTTGTTCTGTTCGGACACTTTATAGATTGTTCTCGCGTGAATCTTTTGATTCCACAACTTTATCAATGAAAGGTAAAAGAAAACCTAATGGGCATAAAGAAAAACGAGGTAAACAAGCATTTAAACGAACCATTCATCAGAGAGACGCTGAGCATAACGAGTTTCAAAGTGAATTTGGTCACCTAGAAGGTGACACTATTGTTGGGAAAAATCATAAAAGTGCTGTTATTACATTAGTTGAAAGGTTATCAAAAGTTATTATTACCTTAAAGCCAACAGGGAGACACGCTATAGATATTGAGAATAGCTTAAATGAATGGTTAAAAAAATGCCCTAATCACTTGTTTAAATCTATCACATTTGATTGTGGCAAAGAATTTTCTAACTGGAAATCTATCAGTAACTTAAATGATATTGATATCTACTTTGCTGACCCTGGTACACCTTCACAACGAGGTTTAAATGAAAATTCTAATGGGCTATTGCGTAAGGATGGATTGCCTAAGAAAATGGATTTCAACGAAGTTGATGAATCTTTCATTCAATCTGTTGCATCCAAAAGAAATAATATTCCTAGAAAATCATTAAACTATAAAACACCATTAGAAGTATTTTTGAGCTATGTAGACAATGACATTTTGTCTAGCTTCTTTTGA
- a CDS encoding IS3 family transposase has protein sequence MESFTDSRNSYGARRIKDDLNDQGLIVSRRRIRRIMNKFNFISSYTTLKFKPQATTKNEQKIDNVLSRQFDKMQPMEALVTDLTYVKVGKKWHYVCFILDLFNREIVGHSSGPNKSVDLVLQAIGTIEQPLDDVEIFHTDRGKEFDNQSIDELLDVFQIKRSLSRPGCPYDNAVAEATYRAFKIEFIYQQSFDSLFELQYELMDYVNWWNKFRKHGKLGYQSPINYRLDWELKQVI, from the coding sequence ATTGAGTCATTTACAGATAGCCGTAACTCCTACGGAGCAAGAAGAATTAAAGATGATTTAAACGATCAAGGATTAATTGTTTCAAGAAGAAGGATACGACGAATCATGAATAAGTTTAATTTCATTTCAAGCTACACAACACTGAAATTTAAACCTCAAGCAACGACTAAAAATGAACAGAAAATCGATAATGTTTTATCACGTCAATTTGATAAAATGCAACCTATGGAAGCTTTAGTGACAGATTTAACCTATGTTAAAGTAGGCAAAAAGTGGCATTATGTCTGCTTTATTCTCGATTTGTTCAATCGAGAAATAGTTGGGCATTCTAGTGGTCCTAACAAATCTGTGGACCTTGTGCTACAGGCAATCGGAACGATTGAACAGCCATTAGATGATGTTGAAATTTTTCATACAGACCGAGGAAAAGAATTTGATAACCAAAGTATTGATGAATTATTGGATGTGTTTCAGATAAAACGGTCTTTATCACGTCCTGGCTGCCCCTATGACAACGCTGTGGCAGAAGCAACCTATCGAGCTTTTAAAATTGAGTTTATTTACCAACAATCTTTTGACTCATTGTTTGAACTACAATATGAGTTAATGGATTATGTCAATTGGTGGAACAAGTTTAGAAAACATGGCAAGCTTGGCTATCAATCCCCGATTAATTACCGTTTAGATTGGGAGTTGAAACAGGTTATTTAG
- a CDS encoding sensor histidine kinase → MISMKRYIKPMGVVFFTVMLFMTGSFYLNHLLKKDMIAQQTEQLSGEIDLLTPFLIDKDELVFNPEKLSQSLSGSERITVLSATGHVLYDSSHQVSLDVTRKNRPEIKGILEGEAKELTDIRDSQTVNTELLYVAKGIYVNDELIGVVRLAENYLGVSENIMSIQRSVTLILFILLLFMLILALYIYRQNKKPLDFILPILKEATQNPEKKQEIIEAPSEWRELYETVYELMDETNLLYYKQLQNKEKLYFLFNNLSIGIFILNQDLEITLANTVVEEWFQKKWKVESYETWISHKKLKQMIRLAVEGGEDVQGEIRVKRPKYRNLKVVIRPLQSEKKEYVCMIYDVTEIRQMEKVHEDFISNISHELKTPTTSIIGFAETLLAGAKDDPDASVEFITIIEREGQRLLSLIQHIMMLLKTEKDLHVSDSLRTSPVSIIQEELKRYTHQMKKKQLDVSFDESVDSTILVSSQGFQIIVKNLLENAIEYSEESGKIFIYLTQSEDELIFKIEDTGIGISKEDQLRIFERFYRVSHSRQRNTGGSGLGLSLVQHYADLLGGYVKLSSDLGEGTTVIVRFQLDYLMD, encoded by the coding sequence ATGATTAGCATGAAGCGCTATATTAAACCTATGGGTGTAGTATTTTTTACTGTTATGTTATTTATGACAGGAAGTTTCTACCTTAATCATCTTCTTAAAAAAGATATGATTGCTCAGCAGACGGAGCAATTATCTGGTGAGATTGATTTATTAACTCCTTTTTTAATAGATAAAGATGAGTTAGTATTTAATCCTGAAAAATTAAGTCAAAGCTTGTCAGGATCTGAGCGAATAACTGTATTAAGTGCTACAGGTCATGTTTTATATGATTCATCTCACCAAGTTAGTCTTGATGTAACTAGGAAAAATCGTCCAGAAATCAAAGGGATTTTAGAAGGAGAAGCTAAAGAGTTAACTGATATTAGAGACAGCCAAACAGTGAATACAGAGCTTTTATATGTCGCAAAAGGTATTTATGTTAATGATGAGCTAATTGGTGTTGTTAGGCTAGCTGAAAATTATCTTGGTGTCTCAGAGAATATTATGAGTATTCAGCGTAGTGTGACATTGATATTGTTCATTTTATTACTTTTTATGTTAATACTAGCTCTTTATATTTATCGTCAAAACAAAAAACCGTTAGATTTTATTTTACCGATTTTAAAAGAAGCTACCCAAAACCCAGAGAAGAAACAAGAAATCATCGAAGCTCCTAGCGAGTGGCGAGAATTGTATGAGACAGTTTATGAGTTAATGGATGAGACCAACCTGTTGTATTATAAACAGCTCCAAAACAAAGAAAAACTCTATTTTCTTTTTAACAATTTAAGTATTGGTATTTTTATTTTAAATCAAGATCTAGAGATAACATTAGCTAATACGGTTGTGGAAGAGTGGTTTCAGAAAAAATGGAAAGTAGAAAGTTATGAGACGTGGATTAGTCACAAAAAATTAAAACAAATGATTCGCTTAGCTGTTGAGGGCGGGGAAGATGTTCAAGGAGAAATTAGAGTAAAACGTCCTAAATATCGAAATCTAAAAGTGGTCATTCGCCCTCTACAATCTGAAAAGAAAGAATACGTGTGTATGATTTATGATGTGACTGAGATTAGACAAATGGAGAAAGTTCATGAGGATTTTATTAGTAATATTTCCCATGAACTAAAAACACCGACAACATCAATTATTGGTTTTGCTGAAACACTATTAGCTGGTGCTAAAGATGATCCTGATGCTTCTGTAGAATTTATTACTATTATCGAGCGTGAAGGTCAGCGCCTACTGAGTCTAATTCAGCACATTATGATGTTACTTAAAACAGAAAAAGATTTACATGTGAGTGACTCACTAAGAACAAGTCCTGTCAGTATTATTCAAGAAGAATTAAAACGCTACACTCATCAAATGAAGAAAAAACAACTAGATGTGAGTTTTGATGAATCTGTTGATTCGACCATTTTAGTTTCTAGTCAAGGTTTTCAGATTATCGTAAAAAATCTACTGGAAAATGCAATAGAATATTCAGAAGAAAGTGGCAAAATTTTTATTTACTTAACTCAATCAGAAGATGAACTGATTTTTAAGATTGAAGATACTGGTATTGGTATTTCAAAAGAAGATCAACTTCGGATATTTGAGCGATTTTACCGGGTGAGCCACTCTAGACAACGAAATACAGGAGGCTCTGGCTTAGGATTGTCACTTGTACAACATTATGCCGATCTGTTAGGTGGTTACGTGAAGTTAAGCAGTGATTTAGGTGAGGGGACTACTGTGATTGTGAGGTTTCAACTGGATTATTTAATGGATTAA
- a CDS encoding response regulator transcription factor, with product MTKRILVVDDEPSITTLLKYNLEKEHFIVDTAYDGEVAIEMATSLAYDFIILDLMLPRVNGLDVTKHLRHEKIETPIIMLTAKDEVVDKIIGLEVGADDYLTKPFSPKELIARIRAVERRIDKMNKSNKENQTQATLEIGEIVIYPNDYQVLKNDNELSLTKKEFELLLYFMKRQDRIISRDELMQTIWQDDMYHLSRTVDIHVSHLREKIEDDPKKPLYIKTVRGFGYKFQEPTQ from the coding sequence ATGACAAAGCGCATATTAGTTGTAGATGATGAGCCATCAATTACGACACTATTAAAATATAATTTAGAAAAAGAACATTTTATTGTAGATACTGCATATGACGGAGAAGTAGCCATAGAAATGGCTACTTCTTTGGCGTATGATTTTATTATTTTGGATTTAATGTTACCTCGTGTCAATGGATTAGATGTAACAAAGCACTTACGTCATGAAAAAATAGAGACACCTATTATTATGCTTACAGCAAAAGATGAGGTGGTGGATAAGATTATTGGTCTTGAGGTAGGGGCAGATGATTATTTGACAAAACCTTTTAGTCCTAAAGAGTTAATTGCTAGAATTAGAGCAGTAGAGCGGCGGATAGATAAAATGAATAAATCCAATAAGGAAAATCAAACACAAGCTACTTTAGAAATTGGGGAGATAGTCATTTATCCAAATGATTACCAAGTTCTAAAAAATGACAATGAGCTTAGCTTAACTAAAAAAGAATTTGAACTATTACTTTATTTTATGAAGCGACAAGATAGGATTATTAGCCGAGATGAGCTGATGCAGACTATTTGGCAAGATGACATGTATCATTTATCAAGAACAGTGGATATTCATGTTAGCCATCTACGTGAAAAAATAGAAGATGACCCTAAAAAACCGCTTTATATTAAAACAGTGAGAGGATTTGGCTATAAATTTCAGGAGCCAACACAATGA
- a CDS encoding phosphate ABC transporter substrate-binding protein PstS family protein — protein sequence MKKFLLSIMTLGAVVGLAACGTGSTDTKETSSQETSKNEKVDITAVGSTALQPLVEKVADIYMTDHPNYTITVQGGGSGTGLTQVSQGAVDIGNSDVYAEEKDGIDASKIEDHKVAVVGVAPVVNPEVGVTTISSEDLKGIFTGKITNWKEVGGRDQTIELINRAAGSGTRATFEQWALEGEQPAKGQEQDSSGTVRKIVAETPGAISYLAFSYIDDSIQGLAIDEVEPKAENVLDNSWKIWAYEHMYTQKGASKDILNFVEYMKTDDVQQHVIKDLGYIPISEMTVEKDLDGTVK from the coding sequence ATGAAAAAATTCTTGTTATCAATTATGACATTAGGAGCAGTAGTAGGCTTAGCAGCTTGTGGCACAGGTTCAACAGATACAAAAGAGACAAGTAGTCAAGAAACATCTAAAAATGAAAAAGTTGACATAACAGCAGTAGGTTCTACTGCGCTTCAACCACTAGTAGAAAAAGTAGCTGATATTTACATGACGGATCATCCTAATTATACAATTACAGTACAAGGTGGCGGAAGCGGGACAGGACTAACTCAAGTTTCCCAAGGTGCTGTTGATATTGGTAATTCAGATGTGTATGCTGAAGAAAAAGATGGGATTGATGCTTCAAAAATTGAGGATCATAAAGTAGCTGTCGTTGGTGTAGCACCTGTAGTGAATCCTGAGGTTGGTGTGACAACAATTAGTTCCGAAGATTTAAAAGGAATCTTTACTGGAAAAATAACTAATTGGAAAGAGGTTGGTGGGAGAGATCAGACAATTGAACTCATTAACCGAGCAGCAGGAAGTGGAACACGTGCAACATTTGAGCAGTGGGCATTAGAAGGTGAGCAACCAGCTAAAGGTCAAGAGCAAGATTCATCAGGAACAGTTAGAAAAATTGTAGCAGAAACACCAGGAGCTATTAGCTACTTAGCTTTTTCCTACATTGATGATAGTATTCAAGGCTTAGCAATTGATGAAGTTGAACCAAAAGCTGAAAATGTACTAGATAACTCTTGGAAAATCTGGGCTTATGAGCATATGTATACTCAAAAAGGAGCATCTAAAGATATTTTGAATTTTGTAGAATACATGAAAACTGATGATGTTCAACAACATGTTATCAAAGACCTAGGATACATTCCAATTTCAGAGATGACAGTGGAAAAAGATTTAGATGGTACAGTGAAGTAA